A single window of Nasonia vitripennis strain AsymCx chromosome 4, Nvit_psr_1.1, whole genome shotgun sequence DNA harbors:
- the LOC116417273 gene encoding trafficking protein particle complex subunit 11-like: MSRETAALEGRNTKIAVVLIQKEAPPPPGTEDMVATERATALCAACELPAKTLYFLPYADHLLGYTFRLEHILYNLAQSFYHQEYRIVKSHREQLNKTAHRYLFARHQFKMAF; encoded by the exons ATGTCGAGGGAAAC agctGCCTTAGAAGGGAGGAATACAAAAATAGCTGTAGTATTGATACAAAAGGAAGCCCCTCCACCTCCTGGTACTGAAGATATGGTAGCTACAGAGCGAGCAACTGCACTTTGTGCTGCATGCGAGTTACCAGCAAAaactctttattttttaccttATGCAGACCATTTATTAGGCTACACATTTAG attagagcatattttatacaaCTTAGCCCAAAGTTTTTATCATCAAGAATATCGAATAGTAAAGAGTCATAGAgaacaattaaacaaaactgcCCATCGATACTTATTTGCAAGACATCAATTCAAAATGGCTTTCTGA